One Vitis vinifera cultivar Pinot Noir 40024 chromosome 15, ASM3070453v1 genomic window, ATTGAGTCACAGTGTTCCATGAAATAGTTAAACTTAACTCCAGAAATCTAGGTTTTAATCAGCCCAATCAGTCATGGGAAACTGAAACATTGAAAATGCCATTGGTTTCCTGGCATGAGGAACAGGATGATGAATAGACTGAAATCAGTACAGCTAGAACTGGTATGAAATCAAAGAGCCTATGGacttaaaaaagataaagaggTCTATTTTTTAGATGTGAGACAGTGAATGAGAAAAACAAGTCTTATTTTTGTGAACATCAGGAACTACACATCTTCCATAGTTTCAAAGTTGGATTTCCACACAGACAAACTAAAGCATTTGTCTTTGTTTATGGAGGGCCACATTTCAAATCTATTCTTCATTTGTCGATTACAAGAGTAAAAAGAGCACAAATCACACTTGATTTACACATAAAAAGTAAGGAAGGAGCAAGTCCTAGATGCCCTCACCATAAAGCAGACTTAGCCCATGGCATACTTCTGGGTCCAGCTCCTGGCGGTTGTCTCGTACTTGGCCCTGTCTGTCTTGTACATGTGAGCAATCTCTGGTACCAAGGGGTCATCAGGATTTGGGTCCGTCAACAGGGAGCAGATGGAGAGCAGCAcctgaaaaagaaaacaaaaaccctTCCCACCCACTTAAAAAACAGCAATGATGAAAGGGAGTGCCAAGGCTGAAAAGTGATTGCTTACATTTCACATACTACCAGCATTCTAGAATTCACTCTCAAACAGTTTCTAAGAAACAGTAGGGAGTTGACCTAAGGCGTTATTTCCCTcaggaaaaaaatcaattaatgaCAAAAGTAGATAATCATCTTGATTTTGACATAGAAACTATTGTAAGGGCCCATCATATGCGGGGCCATAGACCATCACTCATGTGCAAATTGGCCTACAATAGTGATTAGAAACCATGTTTGGGATCTGAGGTGCATGTGCAAGGCACAGAACTTTATATAATGCAAGCTCACGATGAAAGTGGCTGCATCAAGACCTCCAAAACCAAAAATCAACATGATTAGTTGATCATCATTAACAGATTTTATCCTCAACATTCAAGGTACTTTCCATGCCTATGGTTCATTTTGAGTTCCAAGGAATCCAAAACCTACAAAGAAGTAGATGGTGAAGACATTGCAGAGTTTAAAAAACCAGAACCTTAGATATAGTTAGGGCCGGGCTCCACTGCTCTTTTAAGATGTCAAGGCAAATACTGCCATTGCTGTTGATATTTGGGTGGAAAACCTTTGTTCTGAATGCAACCTGCAAAAACAACATTCAAATGCATACAGAGCATTAGAAGTTCATTTCTTGATTGAAAGGACATAACAAGTTCTCAATGGAAGTTTAAACTTGATGCACTCCTTTCAACAAGCAAAGTTACAACCTATAAATAGGTGGTTGGAGCACTATAATCAATGACCTAATATTTCCTTTTATTCACTTGTAAATTTTATCCTTCTCTAAAAATCGTCTTCACCTGCATCCACCTCTGGAAATATTGATCTACCTTGTTTTCAGAAGTAGAACTATAGAACTGGCCACATCAATGCCTTTTTGCCCAATTTTTAAGAcaataaaaccaaaatatttttttaggcaAATTGAAATAAATACGTAAAAAGCACCAAACAAAAGAGGAAGCACCAACCCAGGTACACACAGTATGTATAGAAAAGTAAACCAATTCCATCAACTTGTCCCCCACATCacttttttgatagataagataagataatgtattaaaagaacttgaaaaagggTGCACCAAAGTACACGTGATAAggtgaaaaaaaaggaaaacaaaaaacaacaccctCTCCTTACTTGGAactcaaccaatctacaaactCTATCATGGTCATAAAACAGAAACAAAGGGATTTGATTGCTTGATCCAACCATTCTGCATCTTCAAAAacacttctatttttttccttccataaagCCCAAAACAGAAACTAAGGAGCAACCCTCAAGTTTTCTTTTGCTTCTAGCCCACAAAAAATCATGCCAACTTTAGAGAGTTCCTCTTACAAATAAGTACATCACTCAGGCCACTtcaaacagagaaaaaaaaacctactaCAGGATTCTTGCTTTGGAATGGTGAGAAAGCATATGATCAGCAGACTTGTGTTCCCCTCTTAACACATGTAACATCTATTCCATATACTTCATCCCCTCTTTCCTGAGCTGATCTATCGTTAAAATCCATCCCCCTCCCCTAGACAGCTTTCCAAGCAAAGAAACCAACCTTCTTCAGCACTCATGGGTCCAAACCATGCTTGAAAGAAAAGACTAACTTCTTCCCCATACTAAGGAAGTGTCATAGGATTTGATAGTTAACTTGTGACTTTTCATTCTCCCCCTCAATCACATCACTTAACATCGATAAAGGATGTAAAAGTTGCAACAATGATTCCACGACTAGCATCTCCCTATCTGAAAAGTTTCTTCTGAATCTATAATGCCAAAAATTCCCATGCCAAAAACCAGTCACCCAATCATCCTTCTAGACTGCATAttgaaaaactccaaaaaatggTGCTTTAAGGGATCATTGCTGTACCAAGCACCATGCCAAAACTTGACCCCCTCAAGCCATTCCCCATGGCAAATCTTGCTCTATGGAAAAAACCAGCCTAGCCTTTTCTTGTGGCTTTCCAAGGCTTCAGTCATAAGCACCCCTAGCACACCAGCTGATGAGGGCACGGCTAACAAATGGAATGCAAATCCTATTCAAGTTCTAGTTGGTCTGGTTACAAGGGCTCAAGCTAAAATGTTCAAGGAAACTCTCAATGAACTGATTCAAAACATTTGAGCTGAGGTGAATTAGTGGAGGCCTAAGGAAGATGCTCCACGTGTTCCACAAAGTTGGATTTCCATGATTCAAGCTTTTGAATAATCTAGAAGAATCCCTCAAAGAGAATAGCTCACAAATTGTGTGGATTGAGTTGAGTTTTCTAAATTGGTGATTACCCAATTTTGATTCATCAAGGAGAATGGTTGGCTCAATTTTAAAGCAATCATTTTAAGATAGCTaaattaccttttttatttattattatattttattgttgagTTGTATGGCTTGCATGCCAATTTAGATACTTTCCATAATGGCCTTTTAATTTTCGAAATGTATGGGGAAggaaggaatttgaaattcccttatttccttttattttggcGTAGGcataattttaggaaatattggaTTCAATTTTCAGAATTCAACTTAAGATATTTTAGTTTCCCTTTTCTAGCTATATTTGCGAATCCTAGGCAGGATATTTAGGGATTTTCTAGCTTCCTAATTCGTGAACCTCTTTGTACTTAAATATCCATTAGCTTCCTAGGCAGGATATTTACTATTTCTTAAAGTTAGAGGGGTAGATTGAAAAGAATCACAATAAGAGGGTTacttcaaaaaaagaaaaataaaaaattagagtaAGAGAGTGAAGTTTGGGAAGAATAAATGGTGGTGGGGTGAGCCTTTATATGTATCTTTCCCTTCTCTCTATGTCTTAGTCGTATCAAAAGATGCTTCAATGGTCTATGGGACCAACCAGGGGAGAGGGGTCATTGGAACCCTTGTTTTTCTAAACCtttgaatgattgggagttggacaATGTAAGAGGTTTTCGTATCTAGGTTGCAAGGAATGTTGCTGAATGGTGAGAGGGGGAACAGGGTGGTGTGGATGGATTCAATAAAAGATTTGTTTTTTGTAAGTCTTTATATGCTACTTTGGAACCAAGGGTTTCAATTCCTTTTCTGATGAGTGTAATTTGGAATTCTAAAGCAACTTCTAAAACCAATTTCTTCACGTGGGAAGCTAATTGGGGAAAGGTGTTGACCCTAGACCAACTTTAAAAAAGAGGGTAGTCATTGGTTGATAGACATTATCTTTAAAAAGCCAAAGGCGAATCTATTGATCATGTCCTCAGTCATTGCACCAAGACAAGAGTTGTGAAGCAATTGCTTTCCGCTTTGTATGATGTTTATTAGGTGCAATCCCCATCGGCCCAAGGGACTCTTTTAGGGTGTCATGGATCCTTTGTTGGAAAAGGATGTAAGAAGGAATGAAAAGCAACTTCCTTGtgcatttttttggacaatatggaaagaaagaaaccgaaattcttttgataatgAGGAGCAATTGGATCATCCTCTAAAAATTTCTTTTCCTAGTAATCTTTTCTTGTGGGTGAAGTTGTTCgtagattttgttgattggttaggctctCAACAAGGGAG contains:
- the LOC100232965 gene encoding ubiquitin-conjugating enzyme E2-17 kDa — encoded protein: MASKRILKELKDLQKDPPTSCSAGPVAEDMFHWQATIMGPPDSPYAGGVFLVTIHFPPDYPFKPPKVAFRTKVFHPNINSNGSICLDILKEQWSPALTISKVLLSICSLLTDPNPDDPLVPEIAHMYKTDRAKYETTARSWTQKYAMG